A genomic region of Ammospiza nelsoni isolate bAmmNel1 chromosome 3, bAmmNel1.pri, whole genome shotgun sequence contains the following coding sequences:
- the MDH1 gene encoding malate dehydrogenase, cytoplasmic, producing MGEPVRVLVTGAAGQIAYSLLYSIAKGDVFGKDQPLILVLLDITPMMTVLEGVVMELQDCALPLLREVIPTDKEEVAFKDLDIAILVGSMPRREGMERKDLLKANVKIFKSQGAALDKYAKKTVKVVVVGNPANTNCLIASKSAPSIPKENFSCLTRLDHNRAKSQIALKLGVTANDVKNVIIWGNHSSTQYPDVNHAKVNLKGKEVGVYEAIKDDSWLKGDFIVTVQQRGAAVIKARKLSSAMSAAKAICDHVRDIWFGTPAGEFVSMGVISDGNSYGVPEDLLYSFPVVIKDKTWKFVEGLPINDFSREKMEITAKELTEEKETAVEFLSSA from the exons ATG GGTGAACCTGTCAGAGTGCTGGTGactggagcagctgggcagaTTGCTTACTCCCTCCTCTACAGCATTGCCAAGGGCGATGTCTTCGGCAAAGACCAG ccTCTTATTCTTGTGCTGCTGGACATCACTCCTATGATGACAGTACTGGAAGGTGTGGTGATGGAGCTGCAGGACTGTGCTCTGCCGCTGCTCAGAG agGTCATTCCAACAGACAAGGAGGAAGTTGCATTCAAAGACCTTGACATAGCAATTCTGGTTGGCTCCATGCCAAGGAGAGAGGGCATGGAGAGGAAGGATTTACTCAAAGCAAATGTAAAAATTTTCAAGTCTCAGGGTGCAGCCTTGGACAAGTATGCCAAAAAGACTGTCAAG gttGTGGTTGTTGGGAATCCAGCCAATACCAACTGCCTGATTGCATCAAAGTCAGCCCCATCCATACCAAAGGAAAACTTCAGCTGCTTAACTCGTTTGGATCACAACAGAGCCAAATCTCAG ATTGCTCTGAAACTTGGTGTGACTGCTAATGATGTGAAGAATGTCATCATCTGGGGCAACCACTCCTCCACTCAATATCCTGATGTTAACCATGCGAAGGTAAatctgaaaggaaaggaagttgGAGTCTATGAAGCTATAAAAGATGACAGCTGGCTGAAGGGAGACTTTATTGTG ACTGTTCAGCAACGTGGAGCAGCTGTTATTAAGGCCAGGAAGCTGTCCAGTGCCATGTCAGCTGCCAAAGCTATCTGTGATCATGTGAGGGACATCTGGTTTGGCACTCCAGCG GGGGAGTTTGTTTCGATGGGAGTCATTTCTGATGGCAATTCTTATGGTGTTCCTGAAGACCTGCTGTATTCATTCCCAGTTGTGATCAAG GACAAGACCTGGAAGTTTGTTGAGGGTCTTCCTATTAATGATTTTTCTCGTGAGAAGATGGAAATTACTGCTAAGGAGTTAACTGAAGAGAAGGAGACTGCTGTGGAATTCCTCTCCAGTGCATGA